A region of Sulfurimonas sp. DNA encodes the following proteins:
- a CDS encoding HNH endonuclease → MANNWKIPAPLEQEIRERDTTCVYCDCEFTPTKVSKKTAASWEHIINDAKIITRENIALCCCGCNASKGQKQLSTWLQTKYCAERNITPENVATVIKEAIKNGQ, encoded by the coding sequence ATGGCAAATAATTGGAAAATTCCTGCTCCACTTGAACAGGAAATCAGAGAAAGAGATACAACATGTGTTTATTGTGATTGTGAATTTACACCAACAAAGGTTTCTAAAAAAACCGCTGCAAGTTGGGAACATATTATTAATGATGCTAAGATAATCACAAGAGAGAATATTGCTTTATGCTGTTGCGGTTGCAACGCAAGCAAAGGCCAAAAGCAACTTTCTACTTGGCTTCAAACAAAGTATTGTGCAGAACGAAACATTACTCCAGAGAATGTAGCTACTGTTATAAAAGAAGCTATTAAAAATGGACAGTAA
- a CDS encoding ATP-binding protein, giving the protein MNKHIFTNDKFVGYISKVTPSYSNIHFPTPTLLKKFWHYEDELSGGIVGNYIVIEGENFGFLGKLQEVSLPEKEQNFLGEHAFYDSSFHPQGKVELLLSFNYYSKKIDKGLGRYPAVGSKVYLCSADLIKTLFISNEASNSVSFDIAKLTNSLETSLPLNPNQLFGRHCAIVGTTGGGKSYTISRILEEFLRLNKSKAILIDATGEYENFYNLDNVKTVKFGAQDEDTFFHYSRLRSSDLIALFRPSENAQKPKLIEAIKSLKLVKQLQLNEGYGENIYEKEDQSKSDYFTRFGRYRSIIETDKCDFNLANVTQQINKECVKHGTTANFGGADGTALANVRSLISRIEHLRGQPEFRNIFGFNKQLEDENEFNQELEDFLDEEQTEKTLFIISLKDASFEKGLREILTNAIGSYLLEEARQYKFKENPLVLFVDEAHQFLKKTISDDFLQDLELDAFDKIAKECRKHGLFLCISTQTPRDIPVGTLSQMGTFIVHRLINETDRSVIEKACSEGNKSSLAYLPTLQSGEALLISIEMPMPIIIKIKEPNIKPTSLTPKLFT; this is encoded by the coding sequence ATGAATAAACATATATTTACAAATGATAAATTTGTAGGATATATATCAAAAGTCACCCCAAGTTATTCTAATATTCATTTTCCAACTCCTACCCTTTTAAAGAAATTTTGGCACTATGAAGATGAATTATCAGGTGGTATTGTTGGAAACTATATTGTAATTGAAGGTGAAAATTTTGGTTTTTTAGGAAAGCTACAAGAAGTTTCTTTGCCAGAAAAAGAACAAAACTTTTTAGGTGAACATGCCTTTTATGATTCTAGTTTTCATCCTCAAGGTAAAGTAGAATTATTATTATCATTTAACTACTATTCCAAAAAAATAGACAAGGGGCTAGGTAGATATCCTGCTGTTGGTTCAAAGGTATATTTATGTTCTGCTGATTTAATTAAAACATTATTTATAAGTAATGAAGCTAGTAATTCAGTATCCTTTGATATTGCAAAATTAACTAATAGTTTAGAAACTAGCTTACCTTTAAATCCTAATCAATTATTTGGACGACATTGTGCAATAGTAGGTACTACGGGAGGTGGTAAAAGTTATACAATATCAAGAATACTTGAAGAGTTTTTACGTCTCAATAAATCTAAAGCAATTTTAATTGATGCAACGGGTGAATATGAAAATTTTTATAATTTAGATAATGTAAAAACCGTAAAATTTGGTGCTCAGGATGAAGATACATTTTTCCACTATTCAAGACTTAGAAGTAGTGATTTAATAGCACTATTTAGACCAAGTGAAAATGCACAAAAACCAAAGCTTATCGAAGCTATTAAAAGTTTAAAACTTGTTAAACAATTACAGCTAAATGAAGGTTATGGAGAAAATATTTATGAAAAAGAAGATCAATCGAAAAGTGATTACTTTACTAGGTTTGGAAGATATAGGAGTATTATAGAAACTGATAAATGTGATTTTAATCTAGCAAATGTAACGCAACAAATTAATAAAGAATGTGTTAAACATGGAACTACTGCTAATTTTGGAGGAGCTGATGGAACTGCACTTGCGAATGTACGTTCTTTAATTAGTAGAATTGAACATTTAAGAGGGCAGCCAGAATTTCGAAATATATTTGGATTTAATAAGCAGTTAGAAGATGAGAATGAATTTAACCAAGAACTAGAAGATTTTTTAGATGAAGAACAAACAGAAAAAACATTATTTATTATATCCTTAAAGGATGCATCATTTGAAAAAGGATTACGAGAAATATTGACCAATGCAATTGGTAGTTATTTATTAGAAGAGGCTAGACAATATAAATTTAAAGAGAATCCGCTTGTTCTATTTGTTGATGAAGCACATCAATTTCTTAAAAAAACAATTTCAGATGATTTTTTACAAGATTTAGAACTTGATGCTTTTGATAAAATTGCCAAAGAGTGTAGAAAGCATGGATTATTTTTATGTATATCTACACAAACACCAAGAGATATACCAGTAGGCACATTAAGCCAAATGGGGACTTTTATAGTTCATAGGCTAATAAATGAAACTGATAGAAGTGTAATAGAAAAAGCATGTTCAGAGGGAAATAAAAGTTCATTAGCATATTTACCTACTTTACAATCAGGTGAAGCACTTTTAATAAGTATTGAAATGCCCATGCCAATCATTATTAAGATAAAAGAACCTAATATAAAGCCTACATCTTTAACACCAAAGTTATTTACATAA
- a CDS encoding SIR2 family protein: protein MNNKIFLSTKNKIIEIKEDELRVNSILYKERQEDSTIEYMLSEDITEEILINKAIELIHYYYIKALEKLVSAERLLVLTGAGSSKDDELFGGKLMTELWDHIYTLVNPDFNFNTFLTTLEIDEDVKEKKDLEIVLSKAKLYLEFKSDSSINFHVDTIEKAILQQCNFSLIDKSIHLDFIKKLTSRKTKQSRLKIFTTNYDRAFEEAGAKGGYVIIDGFSFTQPRKFSGKYFDYDIVVRENSRTSSTENFASNVFHLYKLHGSVNWEKRDTEIVQIDNPSKAMMIYPNSNKYESSYEQPYFEMMSRFQAELRKGGTTTLINIGFSFADKHIFTMINEALNQNPSLNLVIIEPFIKPTINENFKKLFELSKKSSQVLIIGEFFKDFVINLPSSQYLDFNGNES, encoded by the coding sequence TTGAATAACAAAATATTTTTGAGTACAAAAAATAAAATTATAGAAATAAAAGAAGATGAATTACGAGTTAATAGTATTCTTTATAAAGAAAGACAAGAAGATAGTACAATCGAATATATGTTATCTGAGGATATAACTGAAGAGATATTAATAAACAAGGCTATTGAGTTAATTCACTATTATTATATAAAAGCTCTTGAAAAATTAGTATCTGCTGAAAGACTACTTGTTTTAACTGGTGCTGGTAGTTCTAAAGATGACGAATTATTTGGTGGTAAATTAATGACTGAACTTTGGGATCATATATATACACTTGTGAATCCAGACTTCAATTTTAACACTTTCTTAACTACTTTAGAAATTGATGAAGATGTAAAAGAAAAGAAAGATTTAGAAATAGTTTTATCTAAAGCAAAACTATACTTAGAGTTTAAAAGTGATAGTAGTATTAATTTTCATGTAGACACTATAGAAAAAGCAATTTTGCAACAATGTAATTTCTCACTTATAGATAAATCGATTCATTTAGATTTTATAAAAAAACTAACAAGCCGAAAGACAAAACAATCAAGACTAAAAATATTTACAACAAATTACGATAGAGCATTTGAAGAGGCTGGAGCAAAAGGTGGTTATGTAATCATCGATGGTTTTTCATTTACTCAGCCAAGAAAATTTAGTGGTAAATATTTTGATTATGACATTGTAGTTAGAGAAAATAGCCGTACTTCATCAACAGAAAATTTTGCTAGTAATGTATTCCATTTATATAAATTACATGGTTCTGTAAATTGGGAAAAAAGAGATACTGAAATAGTGCAAATTGACAACCCATCAAAAGCTATGATGATATATCCAAATAGTAATAAATATGAATCATCCTATGAACAGCCTTATTTTGAAATGATGAGTAGATTTCAAGCTGAACTTAGAAAAGGTGGTACAACGACTCTGATTAACATAGGGTTCAGTTTTGCAGACAAACATATCTTTACAATGATAAATGAAGCTTTAAATCAAAATCCAAGTTTAAATTTAGTGATAATAGAACCGTTTATAAAGCCAACTATAAATGAGAATTTTAAAAAACTTTTTGAATTATCAAAAAAAAGTAGTCAAGTATTAATTATTGGAGAATTTTTTAAAGATTTTGTAATAAATTTACCATCGAGCCAGTATTTGGATTTTAATGGAAATGAATCATGA